CGGCAACCTCGGCGTGCTGGCGTGCGGCGAGAACACCAACACCTTGGCTCGGTTCACCTTGCTCGCCCAGGGCGAGACCGTGCACGTCGCGAACTACATCGCACTGCCGGTGGCACCGGACGACTACGACATGGTGGAAGCCATCAAGGTGCGTGCGGCCGCCCACTCGTTCGAGGGCAAGGTGTTCACCGTCGTCTCCTGCTCGACGATCACGCCGGAGATCGTCGACGCCGTCGCACACGACGACGAGTCACGCAGGTTGTTGGAGCGTCCACACTCCGCCTTCTCCGGGATCTTCGGCCCGGACGGACGACTCCTCACCGAGCCCTTGATCGACGACGAAGGGATCGTCTACGCAGAGATCGACATCGCGCGGTGCATCCAGCCCAAGCAGATGCACGACATCGTCGGCCACTACAACCGCTTCGACATCTTCGAGTTGCGCGTGAACCGACAGCGCCAGGACCCGATTCTCTGGAGCGGCGAAGCCGCCTGCCCTGACGTGCCAGCAGGAGCAAACGGTGAGCACCGATCGCTCGCCGGCCTGCCGGCGCCAGAAGTTTCACCACCCGACCCGAACGAGCTGATTGGGATGCCCAGGCCATGAGACTTGCGACGTACAAGAAGGACAACGAGGGGTCGACCTCGTGGGGAGTGGAGCAGAGCCCCGGCACCGTCATCGACGGTCCGGCTCTCTACCCCACTCCCGACGAGGCCCCAGCGACACTGCTCGAGCTGATCCAGCACGGCCCCGATGCACTCTCCCGACTCAAGGCGCTGGTGGCGGCTTCCGACCCGGAGACCTCCATGAAGGTCCTCGATCCTGTGCTTCTCGCCCCCCTCAAGCCGGGCAAGATCATCGGTGTCGGCCTGAACTACGTCGATCACGTCGCCGAGTCCAGCCGCAGTCTCGACACCGACGCGTCCCTGCCCACCCGGCCGGTGCTCTTCAGCAAGCCCGGCACCGCGGTCGTGGGCCCCAACGGACCGATCCTGCACAACAGCGAGCTCACCAACCAGCTCGACTGGGAGTGCGAGCTCGCCGTGGTCATCGGCAGGGAGGCTCGCAACGTCGCAGTCGAGGACGCCCTCGACTACGTGTTCGGTTACAGCATCATCAACGACATCAGCGCGCGGGACCAACGTCGCTCCGGCCAGTGGTTCTTCTCGAAGGGGCAGGACAGCTACGCGCCCCTCGGTCCTGCCATCGTCCTGCGCGACGCCGTCACCGATCCGCACAACCTCGACCTGTCGCTCCTCGTCAACGGCGTGCAGATGCAGAACGGCAACACCAGAGACATGCTGTTCAAGATCCCCCAGCTGATCGCGGACATCACGTCCGGCATGACGCTCGAGCCAGGCGACGTGATCGCGACGGGGTCACCGCAGGGCGTGGGTGCGGCGATGGACCCACCTCAGTACCTCCAGCCCGGCGACGAGGTGGTCGCCACCATCTCGGGCATCGGCACCCTCTCCAACTACGTCACGGCCGTGACGGCACCGATCAACCACGTCACGGAGGTGGCGGCACAATGACTCAGACCCTTTACCGCGTCGGGCAGATCGTTCCGAGCTCGAACGTGACCATGGAGACCGAGCTGCCCGAGATGTTCCGTCGCCGCGAGACGTTAAGGCCGGAACGATTCACGTTCCACAGCGCACGCATGCGGATGAAGCAGGTCACCAAGAGCGAGCTCGAGGCCATGGACGACGCCTCGGACCGCTGCGCCGTCGAGCTCTCCGACGCGGCGGTGGACATCATGGCGTACGCCTGCCTGGTGGCGATCATGACCAGGGGTGCCGGCTACCACCTGCAGTCCCAGAGCCGCCTGGAGGAGGCCACAGCGAACAACGGGCGGCCCACCCAGGTGGTGTCGAGCGCGGGAGCGCTCATTCATGGCCTCGCGACCCTGGGCGCACGGAAGGTCGCCCTGATCGCCCCGTACATGATTCCCCTCACCGATGAGGTCGTCCGCTACATCACCGAAGAAGGTTACGAGGTGACCGATCGCCTGGCGTTGGAGATCCCGGACAACCTCGAGGTCGGCCGCCGCGACCCCATGCTCCTGGAGGGTCTCGTGAACCAGCTCGACCATAGCGACGCGGATGTGGTCATACTTTCTGCGTGCGTGCAGATGCCGTCACTCGCAGCCATTCAGGTCGTCGAGGACAAGATCGGCAAACCGGTCATCTCCGCGGCGACTGCCACCACCCACCAGATCCTGCGCTCGCTCGGTCTCGACACCGTGGTGCCTGACGCAGGATCCCTATTGTCTGGACGCTACTGATGTCCCTTGATATCAACACCCCTGAACGCGTCACGACGACGTCGCAGGCGTACAACGCCGTCCTCACCGCAATCCTTGACGGCTCCTTGAAATCTGGTCAGTCGCTCAGCCTCAAGGGGCTCTCCGACAGCTTGGGCATGAGCGCCATGCCCATCCGCGAGGCGCTCCGTCAGCTCGAGGGCATCGGGGTCGTCGAGATCATCCCGCACCGGGGTGCGCGGGTGCGGCCGCTCTCGTTGGACGACCTCGTCGACACCTATGACGCCAGGATCCCGCTCGAGAGAGCCCTTATCCGGCGCACCGCCGCCCGGATGGACGACGCCACGGCAGTCAGGGCACGCGCGGCGTTGGACCGACAGGCCGAGGCACTTGCAACGGGCAACTTCGCGGCCGCGCGCTCGGCCCACGAGGACTTCCACCTGACCCTGTACCGCGCCGCCGAGTCGCCGTGGCTGTTCAGACTGTGCAAGCAGGTGTGGCTGAACAGCGAGCGTTACCAGGCACTGACGATGACGGAGTACGCACACGTGCACGAGAGGCGGCTCGAGCACCAGGCGATCCTCGATGCGTGCCAGACCCATCAGCCGGACAAGGCGGAGAAGGCCCTCGAACGCCACCTGACCCGTACCGTGACGTTCCTCAGCAGCGCGATGGCGAACGAGCACGAAGAAGTCGAGCACCGCACGCTGACGAGCCGGGCGCCGTGAGCCCCTTGTTTCCGCACGGGCGAGAACGGTGGTCGCCACATCCTCGCGTCTATCCGGTCGTTGACGCGACTGATGTGGCCACCACCGTCTCGCAGGTCGACGTCGCGGTGACGTGCGGGGTGGAGGGGGTCTTCCTCATCAACCACGGTGCCGACTACAAGAAGCTGGTGCGGTGCCTTGCCGCGGTGCGGGACGCTCATCCGAGCATCGTGCTCGGCGCAAACTTCATCCGGCTCGGACTCGCGGAATCCCTGAGCACACTGGCCGAGGATCACGATGCCACCGCGTTGGTCGATGCGCTGTGGACTGATGATGCTCGGAAGGAATGGTCACCAGACGGCCTGGACACCATCGCGCTCATGCGCGAGAAGACCGGGTGGCGCGGGGCTCACTTCGGCGGCATCGCGTTCAAGTACCAGGCCCCGGTGAGCGACGCCGAGCTCGAACCGTTGGCCGCGCTGGCAGCGGATCGCACGGACGTGCCCACCACCTCCGGCCCGGGCACGGGCAAGAGCGCCGACCCGTCGAAGCTCGCTGCGATCCGACGAGGTGCGGGCATGACGACGCCGCTCGGCATCGCGAGCGGTGTCACGACCGAGAACATCCACTCGATACTGCCGGTCGTCGACTTCGTCCTCGTCGCCACCGGCATCGCTGCTCCTGACGGTCGCATCTCCCCCACCCGCCTGCGCGAGATGCTGGCAGTGGCAAGCGACGCCGGCTGACGAAGTGGCACGTCGGCGAGCTCGACGCCGCTGACGCGGACTCGCCCGAAGACCTCTACATGCTTCAACCGGTGATCTCGACGTGCTCCAGGTTGACCGTCTGGCCAGTGGCGGCGGACTTCAGCACGGCCTCGACCACGGTGAGGGTGTGCACGCCCTCGGCCATGGTGACGATGCCGCCGCCGTCGCCGTTCAGGGCGTCGCGGAAGTGCTCCTGCTCCACCCGCAGCGGCTCACGCTTACTGATGGCGAAGCGGGTGACGTCCCCCTCCGTCACGCCCCGGAACGCGGCCACCCTCTCCCACTCGGTGGGGATGGTGCCGTTGGCGTAGAACGTCAGGTCCCCCGCGGCGGTGTCCGCCACGAACGCGCCTCGCTCGCCGGTGACGATCGTCTGGCGCTCCTTGCGCGGGGAGAGCCAGTTGACCAGGTGGTTGACGATGATGCCGTTGGCCAGCCGACCGGTCACGGAGACCATGTCCTCGTGCTCGCGGCCCGAGCGGTGCGCCACGTGCGCCGCGACGGTGGCGTACGGGGACTGAGCGATCCAGGCCGTGAGGTCGACGTCGTGAGTGGCGAGGTCCTTGACCACCCCGACGTCGGAGATCCGGCCCGGGAAGGGGCCCTGCCGGGAGGTGGAAATCTGGTAGACCTCGCCGAGCTCGCCGTCCGCGATGCGGCCGCGCAGCTCGAGCAGGGCGGGGTTGCACCGCTCGACGTAGCCGACGGCGCCGACGAGGCCGGCGCCCTCGAAGGCGGCGGCCACCCGGCGGCCGGCGTCGGCGGAGTGCGCGATGGGCTTCTCCACCATGGTGTGCACGCCGGCGGCGGCCAGGGCGAGGGCGACGTCCTCGTGGTAGACGGTGGGCACGGCGACCATCGCGGCGTCGATGCCCGCGTCGATGAGCGCGCCGACGTCGGGGAGCACCTCGAGGTCCTTGGCCACGCCCCAGGCGTCGCCGTTGGGGTCGGCGACGGCGACGAGCTCCAGGCCTTCGGTCTCCCGGATGACGCGGGCGTGGTGGCGGCCCATGGAGCCCAGGCCGATCAGGCCCATACGAACGTTCTGGCTCATCAGGCGCCTGCCTTCACGACGGTGTTCACGGCGGTGACGATGCGGTCCAGGTCCTCCTGGCTGAGCGAGGGGTGCACCGGCAGGGAGATGACCTCGGCCGCGGCCCGCTCGGTCTCGGGCAGCTCCAGGCCCGGCGCGTAGGGGGCGAGAGAGGCCAGGCGGTGGTTGGGGATCGGGTAGTACACGCCCGAGCCCACCTGGTGCTCCTCGCGCAGGGCGGTGACCACCCGGTCGCGCTCCGGGCCCGTGCTGCCGGGGATGCGGATCGTGTACTGGTGGTAGACGTGCACGGCGCCGCCGGCGACCGGGGGCGTGGTGACACCCTGGAGGTTGGCATCCATGAACGCGGCGTTGGCGCGGCGCTCCGCGGTCCAGTCGTCGACCTTGGTGAGCTGGACGCGGCCGATGGCGGCGTGGATGTCGGTCATGCGGTTGTTCAGGCCGACCAGCTCGTTGGCGTACTGGCGCTCCATGCCCTGGTTGCGCAGCAGCCGGACCTTGCGGGCGATCTCGTCGTCCACGCAGGAGACCATGCCGCCCTCGCCGGAGGTCATGTTCTTCGTGGGGTAGAGGGAGAACATCCCGAAGGTGCCGAAGGTGCCGACCTGCTGCTTGTTCAGGCTGGCGCCGTGGGCCTGGGCGGCGTCCTCGAAGACCATGAGGCCGTGGTCGTCGGCGATGGCCTGGAGGGCGGGCATGTTCGCCGGGTGTCCGTACAGGTGCACCGGCATGATCGCCTTGGTCTTGTCCGTGACCGAGGCGCGGACCGACTCGGGGTCGAGGCAGAAGTGGTCCGGCTCGATGTCCGCGAACACCGGGGTGGCGCCGGTGAGGGCCACGGCGTTGCCGGTGGCGGCGAAGGTGAAGGACGGCACGATCACCTCGTCGCCCCGGCCGATGCCCGCGGCGAGCAGGCCCAGGTGGAGACCCGAGGTGCCGGAGTTCACGGCCACGCACGCGTACCCGGGGGTGAAGTGCGCGGCGAACTCCTCCTCGAACGCCTTGACCTCGGGGCCCTGGGCGACCATGCCGGAGGCAAGAACGGCATCGACCGCCCGGCGCTCGTCCTCGCCGATGATCGGCTTGGCCGCGGGAATCATGGGCAGGCTCACTCGGCTGCCACCTCTCTGATCGTGTTCTCGAAGTCT
This window of the Georgenia yuyongxinii genome carries:
- a CDS encoding carbon-nitrogen hydrolase family protein; protein product: MIKGDDVDLPQFKAAAVQAAPVFLDTQATIDKACSLIHEASRAGARLIAFPEVFVPGYPYWNWTKTPIAGSPHFEELVKASIVVPGPEISQLAGAARAADAYVVIGVNERHPRFPATIYNSVVILGPDGSLLGVHRKLVPTWAEKLTWTGGDGSSLRTYDTAVGNLGVLACGENTNTLARFTLLAQGETVHVANYIALPVAPDDYDMVEAIKVRAAAHSFEGKVFTVVSCSTITPEIVDAVAHDDESRRLLERPHSAFSGIFGPDGRLLTEPLIDDEGIVYAEIDIARCIQPKQMHDIVGHYNRFDIFELRVNRQRQDPILWSGEAACPDVPAGANGEHRSLAGLPAPEVSPPDPNELIGMPRP
- a CDS encoding fumarylacetoacetate hydrolase family protein — protein: MRLATYKKDNEGSTSWGVEQSPGTVIDGPALYPTPDEAPATLLELIQHGPDALSRLKALVAASDPETSMKVLDPVLLAPLKPGKIIGVGLNYVDHVAESSRSLDTDASLPTRPVLFSKPGTAVVGPNGPILHNSELTNQLDWECELAVVIGREARNVAVEDALDYVFGYSIINDISARDQRRSGQWFFSKGQDSYAPLGPAIVLRDAVTDPHNLDLSLLVNGVQMQNGNTRDMLFKIPQLIADITSGMTLEPGDVIATGSPQGVGAAMDPPQYLQPGDEVVATISGIGTLSNYVTAVTAPINHVTEVAAQ
- a CDS encoding maleate cis-trans isomerase family protein → MTQTLYRVGQIVPSSNVTMETELPEMFRRRETLRPERFTFHSARMRMKQVTKSELEAMDDASDRCAVELSDAAVDIMAYACLVAIMTRGAGYHLQSQSRLEEATANNGRPTQVVSSAGALIHGLATLGARKVALIAPYMIPLTDEVVRYITEEGYEVTDRLALEIPDNLEVGRRDPMLLEGLVNQLDHSDADVVILSACVQMPSLAAIQVVEDKIGKPVISAATATTHQILRSLGLDTVVPDAGSLLSGRY
- a CDS encoding GntR family transcriptional regulator — translated: MSLDINTPERVTTTSQAYNAVLTAILDGSLKSGQSLSLKGLSDSLGMSAMPIREALRQLEGIGVVEIIPHRGARVRPLSLDDLVDTYDARIPLERALIRRTAARMDDATAVRARAALDRQAEALATGNFAAARSAHEDFHLTLYRAAESPWLFRLCKQVWLNSERYQALTMTEYAHVHERRLEHQAILDACQTHQPDKAEKALERHLTRTVTFLSSAMANEHEEVEHRTLTSRAP
- a CDS encoding Gfo/Idh/MocA family protein, with protein sequence MSQNVRMGLIGLGSMGRHHARVIRETEGLELVAVADPNGDAWGVAKDLEVLPDVGALIDAGIDAAMVAVPTVYHEDVALALAAAGVHTMVEKPIAHSADAGRRVAAAFEGAGLVGAVGYVERCNPALLELRGRIADGELGEVYQISTSRQGPFPGRISDVGVVKDLATHDVDLTAWIAQSPYATVAAHVAHRSGREHEDMVSVTGRLANGIIVNHLVNWLSPRKERQTIVTGERGAFVADTAAGDLTFYANGTIPTEWERVAAFRGVTEGDVTRFAISKREPLRVEQEHFRDALNGDGGGIVTMAEGVHTLTVVEAVLKSAATGQTVNLEHVEITG
- a CDS encoding DegT/DnrJ/EryC1/StrS family aminotransferase produces the protein MIPAAKPIIGEDERRAVDAVLASGMVAQGPEVKAFEEEFAAHFTPGYACVAVNSGTSGLHLGLLAAGIGRGDEVIVPSFTFAATGNAVALTGATPVFADIEPDHFCLDPESVRASVTDKTKAIMPVHLYGHPANMPALQAIADDHGLMVFEDAAQAHGASLNKQQVGTFGTFGMFSLYPTKNMTSGEGGMVSCVDDEIARKVRLLRNQGMERQYANELVGLNNRMTDIHAAIGRVQLTKVDDWTAERRANAAFMDANLQGVTTPPVAGGAVHVYHQYTIRIPGSTGPERDRVVTALREEHQVGSGVYYPIPNHRLASLAPYAPGLELPETERAAAEVISLPVHPSLSQEDLDRIVTAVNTVVKAGA